The genomic region AGATGATCCGAGCATCGGTTGGGCCACCTCCCGGGTGCTGGATCTGTTGCACGACGGCACGACGGTCGGCTTCGACGGCGACCCGGCGGGAGGCGCCATCGAGCGGGGGGACGTACTCGACTTCTGGAAGGCGAACGGGTTCCGGGCCCAGGTGCATCCGGCGACCCTCTTCGTGCGTCGCGGTCTGCTTCTGGCCCTCGGCGGCTGGATGGCCCTGCCCGCTTCGGAGGACACCGGCCTGCTCCTCGCGCTGAACGCCACCAGCCGTGGTTGGTTCTCTCCCGAGGTGGGGCTCCTGTACCGCAAGTGGGCAGGGCAGATGACCAGTCATGCCGCCCACACCGACGCGGGCGAACGGGAAGCGCGTATGGCGATCGTCGAGGCACGGGCCCGGGAGCTCGGCAGCCTCGGATGGGCCTACCCGGCCATGGGGACTCCGTAGGCCGTCGTCGGTCGCCGGTCGCCGTACGTGAGCGACAGGAGCTCAGGACCGCCGGTGGGACACGGTGCCGTGCGCGGACGCAGTCCGTCGCTGGCAGACTGCGACCATGCAGAGCCTGCTCCCGTTTCCCGACCGGGCACCCACCGACCCGGCGATGCTGGACCGCTGGCTGGCAGCGGCGTACGAACCGCCCGGCGGACGCTGGGTGAGAGCCTGCATGATCTCGTCCCTGGACGGCGCCGCCACTGTGGACGGACGCTCGGGCGGCCTCTCCAGCGCCGGTGACCGTGCTGTGCTCGCCGTCCTGCGCGGCTTGGCGGACGTCGTGGTCGTGGGAGCGGAGACCGCGCGCCGTGAGGGGTACCGTCCTGCCGATCCGCATCCCACCCTGGCGGCCGGGCGCGTGTCCGCCGGGCGTCGTCCGGCTGCTGTGATCGCGGTCGTCAGTCAGGCCCTCCGGCTCGACGCGGAGCTCGTCCGAGGCGACCCCGGCTCCGTGCTCGTCATCACGTCCGAGGCCGCGCCCGCCGCCGGACGGCGCCGGCTGGAGGACGAGGGAGCGGACATCATCACGGCTGGCACGGACCGTGTCGACGTGGGCCGTGCCCTGGAGATCCTCGCGGAGCGAGGACTGAGGTCCGTGCTGGCTGAGGGAGGGCCCCGTCTGCTGGCACAGCTGTACGCGGCCGGAGCCCTCGACGAGGTTTGCCTGACCATGGCGCCGTGGTTGGTCGGTGGTGACGCGCCGCGCATCCTGCGGGGGGAGGCCGAGCCCGGACGGCTGCGCCTGGACGGCCTGCTCCAGGACGACGCCTACCTGTTCGCCCGCTACCTGGTCCGCTCCGGCGCATCGGGGCCGCTGGCGGCGGACCAGGCATCGCTCTCCCGCTGAACCCGCTCGATCACCTCGCGGGCCTCCCGGATGCGTGATTCGAGCCGCTCCAGCACCCAGACCTCGGCCGCCCTGCCGAGCGCGGTGTTCGTGCCCAGTTCTGCTATCTCGCCCGGGGGAAGCCACTGGCCGTCCCGGCTGCGACGTGTGACGATGTCGCCCGCCTCACGGACCAGAGCGTTCATCACCGTATGGATCTCCACTCGAACCTGCGGAGACGTGCGGGGGTTGTCGGACATCGAAGTCCTCCTCCTCGATTCGTCGGGGGTCGATAGCCGGACATCGTGCTCCGGCAGGCCGCGCGAGCTGCGGGCCGGTTCACCGGTCACCGGCGCGTGATGCCCTGAAGGCGCGTCATGTACGGCGCTCGTCGCTGATGACTGCCCCAGGTGGCGGTGAAGATGCGGTTCGGCCCCGGTGAGGGACGGACCTCTTCGTGAAGGCGCCGGTGGCCGGATGCGGTTACGCGTCCGGCAGGTGGGCGGGCGGTCACAGGAGGAGGCTTTCCATAGGGGAGTACCTCCATCCCGATTCGGTCAGGGCGTCGATCCGGCTCAGGATGGAGCGGCGCAGCAGGGCGAACTCCGCTTCATGGGTGTAGCCGGGCTGTGCGGTGGTCTGTCCGGCGTGCTTGCGGTAGAAGCCGCCGGGTTCCGCGATCATGTGGCCCGAGGCGACCGCGGAGCAGGCCAGTGCGAGAGCCAGGGCCTCCAGCGCGGGCAGTGCGGGCCAACCGCCGAGCGCGCGTACCAGGTCGGTACGGGCGGCCAAGTGCGTGCCCACGACGGGGAAACGGTCGGCCTCGTACTGCTCGCGCAGCCAGGCACCGTCCAGCGGGCCGGCAGGCGGGTCGTAAGGACCGGAGAGGAGGCTGCCGTCCGGCAGGAGGTCCAGGCATGCCGAGACGCACCATCCAGCTTCCGGCTCTGAGGTCAGCGTCCGTATGTCGCGGGCCAGGGCCCCCTCGGTGAGGAGGTCGTCGGCATCGAGAGCCCGCACGACCTCCCCTGTCGCGCGGCCGAGCGCCAGAGTCCTCGCGACCCCGGCCCCGCCGCGGGGGCCGGTGGCGTAGCGGACGCGGTGGTCGGCGGGCAACAGCGAGGCGGGGCGGCCGGTACGACCGTCCTCCTGGACGATCCATTCCCATGTCCAGCCCGACGGCAGAGTCTGCGAAGCGATCGACCGAAAGGCGTCGGGCAGGTATCGGTGCCCGCCGTCGAAGACGGCGGTGACGATGCTGATCGTCGACTTCGTCAGTGTTCCAGCTCCGTCATGTAGATCCAGCCCCGCCCTCCCGGTCCGCGCCCGTGCACGTCCGGCAGCCGGGGCACATCCGGCAGTCGTACGTCCGGGCGGCCGGCGCTGGGCACGCCCTTGCGGAGGTGCACGAGCCCTCTGCGAGCAGCGAAGCAGCGGCCGCGCCTTCACGCAAGGACAGCGCGCCGACGGTCCCGCCGGTCCGTACGCACAGTATCCGTCGAGCAGTTGGGCGGCGAGCCGCCCACCCCCTTCGCCGTTACTGATGTTCCGTCACATCCCGTACGCCAGAACCCTTACGATCACCCAGGCGTTCTCGAGAGTGCTTCGGAACAGGGGGACAGGTTGGGTACGAGCGAGCAACTCGTCACGATTGCAGCTGTGTTGTTGGGTGCGCTCACCACCCACCTGACGACGTACATCATGGAGCGGAGCCGCAACAAGTACGCCATGCTCACGCGCTGGGACGACAGGAAGATCGACGCCTACGAGGGTTACGTCGACCGGTTACGGGCGGGTGTGTTCCTGGCGGTACAGCTCTACGAGCACAAGGAGGGTATCCGCGAGAGCGGCAAGCCCGAGCCCGAGTTGCTCGAAGAGCTGCGGGAGGCGGCGCGGCTTCGGGGACGGGCCTTCGAACGCGTGATGATGCTCGGGGGTGACGCGGTGGTGGAGGCCGGGCACCAGCTGAACGCCGCGGCGCTCGCGATCGACTGGCAGGCCGACGGGAGGACGGTCGGCACACTGGAGGAGTGGCGAACGCGGCATCGCACGGCTTTCCGGGAGATCAACGAATTCCACGAGGCGGTCCGGGTGGACCTCGGGGTCCAGGGCAGCCTCAGAGGGGACCAGCATCCGCAGAGGGATCTCCTTCTGCCGCCGCCACGCCGTGAGGGCAACAACGCGGGGAACTGAGACGGTGTGTGGTCGATCGGGGATGAGGCACCCTGTCCGTTCCGACGGGTGACGTACCGGAGCGCGAGTCCCCCCGGCCGACGTGGTCAGGGGCGGCCCCCTCGTCGGATCGCACGACGGGATCCGCGACCCGGTACGCTGTAGGCGCTCCGGCGCGCGTGACCGGAGCAAGGGTGGGTTGCCCGAGCGGCCTAAGGGAACGGTCTTGAAAACCGTCGTGGCGCGAGTCACCGTGGGTTCAAATCCCACACCCACCGCAGGCGAGAGGCCCCCGACCAATACGTATGGTCGGGGGCCTCTGCCATGCCTGCTCCCCGCACGGACACCGCTGTTCCCCCTGGTTTCCCGGTCTGTCGGGCACGGAAGGGGCACGCGGGGGGCACGCGGGGGGCACGGCTGGGTCACGGCTCTGGAGCTGCCGGGTGCAGCTCGTCAGCGGTTGATCGGGATCTCGTAGACGATCTCGCAGTGTGCTGCGGGCACCACGATGTCCGCTGTCTCCACGGGACGACCCTGGTCGCTGTAGTACGTCCGCCGGGTGTGCGTCACGAGCGCGGCTTTCTGGATGCCTAGCAGCGACGCTTCCTCGGCGGTCGCGTGCCACGGTTCGGGCTGCTCCACCGCGTCATCCCGTCGTCCGAGTTGTCGCCGAAAGGATCGCGTCCCAGGGGCTGGGGTCATGCCGCCATACGAGTTCCGCGGCGCCAGACGGCACGGGTGTTGAGGGTGTCGCTGATGTTGCTGGTCGGGTCGCCGTCGACCAGTAGGAGGTCGGCGCGGAGGCCCTCGGCGATGCGGCCCCGGTCGCTCAGGCGGAAGCGGCGGGCCGTGGTCGCCGTGGCCGCGCGCAGGGCCCGTGCGGGTGTGAGGCCGGCTGCCACCAGGTATTGCAGTTCGTGGTGCAGGCTCGCTCCGTGTGCCAGGCCCCCGAAGAACGTCTCGGGCATGGAGACGTCGGTTCCGGCGAGCACGTCGACACCGGCGGCGTCCAGCGCGCGCACGGTGTCGTAGACGTCGTGGAGCTTGCCCTGCGGGTAGCGGTCATAGCTGGAGCGCAGGGTCCGGTCCCAGTCGGCGTCGAGGCGCGCGGCGACCCGGGGGTCGTCGGCGAGTTCGCTGCCGGTGATCCCCATCATCGAGGCGTTGAGAGTGATGCAGGGGATGACGAACATGCCCGCGTCCTTGATCAGGCTGATGATCTCGGCGGTGTGCGGCTGGTCCATGAACACGTGGGTGACGCCGTCGATGCCGGCTTCGGCGGCCGTCCTGGTGGCCTCCACGGTCAGCGCGTGGGCCACGGTCAGGGCGCCGTACTTCTTGGCTTCGGCGACACCGGCGTGCACGGTGGCCCGGTCGAGCGTGGGCAGCCCGGGGTGTCCCTCTACGCTGCCGTCGTCGATCATGAACTTGATGAAGTCGGACCCCCGGGCGAGGAGCTGCGGCACGAAGGCGGCGGCCTCCTCGGGTGTGGTGGAGAACGGCATCAGGGGCATGACCGGGGGAAGGTCCCACTTGGGCCGAAACCCTTCGGGCATCAGCTCGCTCGGGTGACCGCCGGGCGGTGTGATGGCGAAGCCGGAGGAGCGCACGTCAGCCTGTGTGTCGTCGTCGGTGATGACCCCTCGGTTCTCCCGGGTGTTCATCCCCTGCATCTCCAGTTCGGTCGTCACCCCGAACCGCAGGGCGAGAGCCAGGGAGCCCGGGGCGGAGTGGACGTGGGCGTCGATGAGTCCCGGCAGCAGTGTGGCGCCGCTGCCGTCGACGATCTCGCTGCCCTCGGGAGCGTCGCCACCGACGCGGGCGATTCTCCCGCCGTCGATGACCACGGTCCGCACGCCGACCGCCTTATCCCCGTCGAAGATCTGCGCGTTGGTGATCGCGGTGAGCGCCATGGCGGTCCGCCTCTTTCCTGGCTCGTTCAAGATTTACATACCTGATGCTATGGACTTATCGCATGGTATGCAAATGTGCTGACCGGGCCTAGACTCGGTACATGAGCAGCACCTCCTCCGAGCAGCCCTCCGACGACCGGACGCTGGATCAGATCGGTCCGGCGCTGTCCCGCCTGCGGCGACGCGCACCGGCAACGGGCAAGGATCTCTCCCGCAACCTCGTGCTCAACGTCATCGCCGACGCGCCGGGCGAGACGACTGTCGGCGGGCTTGCCACCGAGATGGGCGTCGCGCAGCCGGTCGCCAGCCGGACCGTCGCCGCATGCATCGCGGACGGGCTGCTGCGGCGGGCGGCATCCCAGTCCGACGGGCGCCGCACCGTACTCGAACTCACCGAGCACGGTGAAGCCGAACGCAACCGCTTCGCCGCCGAACAGCGAGAAGCATTCCTGGAGATCACTGTCGCCTGGTCACCGGAGGAGCGAACCCAGTTCGTACGGCTCCTGACTCGATACGGAGTCGACGCCAGCGCCTGGTCCAGGAAACAGGCCCCAAGCCGCGATTGAAGGGCAGTGCCCGGGACCGAGCCACGGCCAGGAACTCAGGTACCGATGCGCTGACGCCCCGACCGGTCCCGGCGCGCTCAGGTGAACGGCCCCTGACCGGGTAAACGGTCGGGGGCCGTCGCCACGCCGGTTCCTTGCCCTGCCGCCGCTCAGCCCTTGCGTCAGACCTCTACGACGGCTTTTCGGGCGTCCTCGGTGCGTGTGGCCTCGAAGAGGGACACCATCAGGTTCTCCTCGGCGGCGCGTGGAGCCTCAAGCGGCGTGTGCCGAGCCGGTGTTGAGCCACGAGGGGTGCGCCCCCGCCTGGGGCGTCCCCGGGGTGGCGTGGAGAGGAGCCCGTCAGAGGCTCCGCCGAGGGGCGGTCAGGCGAGCGGCCGAGGCGATCGCGGCGCGGGCCTCCTGTTCGGTGAGGCCGGTGCCGACCGCCGCGTCGGTGAGGGCGTCCGCCAGGTCGTCGCCGAAGCCGTGTTCGTACGCGCGGCAGGCCGCCCAGAACAGGCGGGTGTTGCGCTGGCCCTCGTGCGCGGCGCGTACGAACTGGACCAGGCCCTGCCCCTGCCGGGTGGCTGAGGTCCGGCCCTCGGTGGTGTGGTGGGGGCGCGGCGGGGGTGTGAGCAGGCGCAGGAGGGCGCGGGGGCAGGGCGCGGGCGCGAGGTCGGCCGTGCCGGGTGCGAGGCGGTATCTGCCGTGGGTGGTGACCGAGCCGGGGCCGACCAGGTAGCCGCCCGCTCCGCGTACGTCGATGCCGGGAGCGAGGCGGCCGGCGGAGTTGGGCACGGAGACGCCGGACGGGCCCGTCAGCCAGAGGTGCCGGCCGCCGCTGGGTGTGAGCACCGTGACGGTGGCCGGGATGGTGAACAGGTGCTGGAGGGCCAGGTGCTGGAGCGCGGCGACGGAGTCGTTGCCGTGGGTGGTGTCGATGTCGAGGTCGATGCCGATGAGGCGGTGCGGCTCCCGCCCGCAGGCGATGCCGTACCCGGTGGCCCTGGGCGCCGCCGCGAAGAGGGCGCGGACGGCGGCCGGGTCGGTCGTGGCGTCGTGCACCCCGTGGCCGGGCAGCCCGCAGGCGCCCCGGCAGTGCACGGGAGGGTCCTCGGCACGGTGCGGCGAGCGCAGCGCGGGGAGCTTGGTGGCGGACAGCGGGAAGACGGGGAGCCCACGCTCGGCGGCGGAGAGCGCGTGGGCCAGGGCCAGGGTGGCGGTCTGCCGGTCGGTGGTGGCCATGCGGCTATTTTCGTACAAGCGTTCGAAGAAGGGAAGGGGGGGGCGGTGCGCTCCGGGCGGAACGCTCGCCCTGGTGCGGGAGGTTTATCGGGCGTTCCTCATACGTGCGGGGGAATCGTGGGCCGGGGGCGGTTCGCCGGGGGCGCGGTGGGCAGTTCTGCTCCGCGACGTCGTGAACAGCATCGGAGTGGTCGGCCGGCCGCTTCGGAACAGCCACGTTTTCGGTTCCTGGAGGAAATTGACATGGCACGTATCCGCACTGCTCGCGCCCTCGCCGCCGTCGCCGCCGTGCCTCTGGCCGTCGCCCTGTTCGGAGGGGTCGCCGCAGCGGACAACGGTGCGTTCGCGAGCGACGGATCGAACGCGGGGGTGGCGACCATCGGGTCGGGCGGTGTCGGTGGCGACAACTCCGGCAACTCGTCCACCTCGCAGCAGCAGGCCGTGGGCGCCGGTGCCTCCAACCACAACAACACGGTCCAGGTGAGTGGGTCGCCCTTCACGTACATCGACCAGTCCACGTACAACTTCTATGTGATCTTCCCGCCGCTCTGGGCGAACTGAGCCCGGGCGGCCCGTGCGGCGGCGACGCCGCCCGGGCCGCCCGCGCCGTAGGGCGCCCGCCCCGGGGGTGAGGACCCTGACGCGGGTGACCCCGCCCTCCACCTTCAGGAGGTGGAGCCCGTCCGACCCCTACAACCTGAGGCGGACGTGGCTTCGGGACCTGGGGCCGATCCCCTCGGCCGTGCCCGCTCCTAGCGTGGAGCCATGACCACGCCAGTCTGCACCGGAGCCTCCAGGGCGGCCGCTGCCTCCGCCGGACCCCGCCGCTATCCGTCGTTCTCGTCGTACGTGCGGGCCAGGGGCCCTGTGCTGCTGCGCACCGCGCGTTCCCTCACCGCGAACCCGAGCGATGCCGAGGACCTGCTGCAGACCGCCCTCACCAAGACGTATGTCGCCTGGGAGCGGATCGAGGACCACCGGGCTCTCGACGGATACGTCCGCCGCGCCCTGGTGAACACCCGGACCTCGCAGTGGCGCAAGCGCAAGGTCGACGAGTTCGCCTGCGAGGAGCTGCCCGAGAAGGAGGCCGCGCCGGCGCCGGACCCCGCCGAGCAGCAGTCGCTCCACGACGCGATGTGGCGTGCCGTGCTCAAGCTGCCGGACCGCCAGCGCGCCATGGTCGTCCTGAGGTACTACGAGGACCTCAGCGAGGTCCAGACGGCCGAGGTGCTCGGCGTCTCCGTCGGTACGGTCAAGAGCGCCGTGTCGCGGGCGCTCGGGAAGCTCCGTGAGGATCCGGAGCTCAGCCCGGTCCGCTGACCGCGGGCCCGCACCGGTGATCCGCGCCCCGCGTGCGGGCTGCCACGCGGCCCGGTTCTGCGGGCCGAGACCGATTCGTACTCCCGGAAGTAGTGACATACCACTTGGTATGTGAGCAGAATCAGCGCACCCTTACCGCCGCGTAGCGCCCACCGGGAGGACGCCGTGCTGAGCACCATGCAGGACGTACCGCTGACTGTGACCCGCATCCTGACCCATGGGATGACCATCCACGGGAAGTCGCAGGTGACGACCTGGACCGGCGACCCGGAGCCGCACCGGCGCAGTTTCGCCGAGATCGGCGGGCGTGCCGCGCAGCTGGCGCACGCCCTCCGTGACGAGCTGGGTGTCGACGGCGACCAGCGCGTCGCGACGCTGATGTGGAACAACGCCGAGCACGTCGAGGCGTATCTGGCGATCCCCTCGATGGGCGCCGTGCTGCACACGCTCAACCTGCGGCTCCCCGCCGAGCAGCTGATCTGGGTCGTCGCGCACGCCGACGACAAGGTCGTCCTCGTCAACGGTTCGCTGCTGCCGCTGCTCGCACCGCTGCTCCCCCACCTGCCCTCGGTCGAGCACGTGGTGGTGTCCGGGCCCGGTGACCGCTCCGCGCTGGACGGCGCCGTGCCCCGGGTGCACGAGTACGAGGAGCTGATCTCCGGCCGCCCGACCTCCTACGACTGGCCCGAGCTCGACGAACGCCAGGCCGCCGCCATGTGCTACACCTCCGGCACCACGGGCGACCCCAAGGGTGTCGTCTACTCCCACCGCTCCATCTATCTGCACTCCATGCAGATCAACATGGCCGAGTCGATGGGGCTGACCGACAAGGACACGACGCTGGTCGTCGTGCCGCAGTTCCACGTGAACGCCTGGGGGCTGCCGCACGCGACGTTCATGACCGGCGTCAACATGCTCATGCCCGACCGCTTCCTGCAGCCGGCTCCGCTCGCCGAGATGATCGAGCGGGAGCGGCCCTCGCATGCGGCGGCCGTCCCCACCATCTGGCAGGGGCTGCTGGCCGAGGTCACCGCCAAGCCGCGCGACCTCTCCTCCATGGCCCGTGTCACCATCGGCGGCGCCGCGTGTCCGCCTTCCCTGATGGAGGCGTACGACAAGCTCGGCGTCCGCCTCTGCCACGCCTGGGGCATGACGGAGACCTCGCCGCTCGGGACCATGTCCAACCCGCCCGCCGGTCTGACCGACGAGCAGGAGTGGCCGTACCGCATCACCCAGGGCCGGTTCCCGGCCGGTGTCGAGGCGCGGCTGACCGGTCCCGGAGGGGAACACCTGCCGTGGGACGGCGAGTCCGCGGGTGAGCTGGAGGTCCGCGGGCCCTGGATCGCCGCCGCGTACTACGGCGGCGCGGACGGCGGGGAACTGCGCCCCGAGGACAAGTTCAGCGAGGACGGCTGGCTGAAGACCGGAGACGTCGGTGTGATCAGCGACGAGGGCTACCTCACGCTGACCGACCGGGCCAAGGACGTCATCAAGTCCGGCGGGGAGTGGATCTCCAGCGTCGACCTGGAGAACGCGATCATGGCCCACCCGGATGTGGCCGAGGCCGCGGTCGTCGCCGTGCCCGACGAGAAGTGGGGCGAGCGCCCCCTCGCGACCGTCGTCCTCAAGGAGGGTGCCACCGTCGACTACGCGGAGCTCAGGACCTTCCTCGCCCAGTCCGTCGCCAAGTGGCAGCTGCCCGAGCGCTGGACGATCGTCCCGGCGGTGCCGAAGACGAGCGTGGGCAAGTTCGACAAGAAGGTGATCCGCAGGCAGTACGCGGACGGCGAGCTGGACGTCACGCGGCTCTGACCCCGGCCGGCGACCCGGGACACGTCGTACGACGAGGGCGGTACGGATCTTCCCGTACCGCCCTCGTCGTACGCGCCCGACGGCCTCCGGGCGTCAGTTCGTCCCTATCTTCGCCAGCAGATCCACGATCCTGGACTGCACCTCGTCGCTCGTGGAGCGCTCGGCGAGGAACAGCACCGTCTCACCGGAGGCGAGCCGCGGCAGGTCCGCCTCCTCCATGCCGGCCGAGGTGTAGACGACCAGCGGCGTGTGGTTCAGCGAGCCGTTCGCGCGGAGCCAGTCGATGATCCCGGCGCGCCGGCGGCGTACCTGCATCAGGTCCATCACCACCAGATTCGGCCGCATCCGGGTGGCGATGTCGACCGCCTCGCTGTCGCCCGACGCCCTGGCGACCTGCATGCCGCGCCGCTCCAGCGTCTCCGTCAGCGCCAGCGCGATCTCCTCGTGCTCCTCGATCACCAGGACCCTCGGCGGATGCTGGTCGCTGTCGCGAGGGGCGAGCGCCTTGAGGAGCACGGCCGGGTCGGCGCCGTACGCCGCTTCCCTGGTCGCCTGCCCCAGACCGGCCGTCACCAGCACCGGGACCTCCGCCGCGACGGCCGCCTGGCGCAGCGACTGCAACGCCGTACGGGTGATCGGACCGGTCAGCGGGTCGACGAACAGCGCGGCGGGGAACGCCGCGATCTGGGCGTCCACCTCCTCGCGGGAGTGCACGATCACCGGACGGTAGCCGCGGTCGCTGAGGGCCTGCTGGGTGGAGACGTCCGGGGCGGGCCAGACGAGCAGCCGCCGCGGGTTGTCCAGCGGCTCCGGGGGCAGTTCGTCGTCCACGGGCTGCGGCTGCGGGCGGTTCGCCACCTCGACGGCACCACCGGGGCCGTCCAGCGGCTCCGGCCCCTCGGCACCCGCGTCTGGGGCCCCGATCGCGTACGAGCGTCCCTCGGACGCCGGTGCGGACAGCAGCCGGCCGGAGCCGGAGCCCTGCACCGTGCTGCCCTGCGCGCCGCCGGGCTGCGGTGGAACGGGGGCCGGGGCGGGCTGCGGCGGTACCGGAGCCATGGCGGGCGGGGCCGGACGCTCGGCCTCCGGCGGGGCGGCGAGCTTGCGGCGCCGCCCGGCCCCGCCCAGCGTCTGGTTCTGCTGGTGCGCGAGGTGCTGCGCGAAGGGCACGCCCTGTCCCAGCGTCCGCACGCTGAAGGCGCGGCCCTGGGTCGAGTCCGAGGAACCCGGCATGGGCGCCTCGGCGGGCAGCGGCTGGCGCCGCGCGTCCGGTACGGGGGCCTGCGCGTCGCTGTCGGCCGGATGCGGCTCCGGCTCGGGCACGGGTTCCGGCGCGGGGCCGACCGGGGCGGCGGTGCCCGTGGTGTGGGTGGTGCTGCCGGAGGCCGCCCAGGACTCCTCCCCGTCCGGGTTCACGTCGTCCTCGGGCGCCGACGCGATCGGACCCTGGGCCGAGGCGCTCTGCGCCCAGTCGGGCTGCGGAGGGACGGCGGGCAGCGGCTGCCCGGGGACGGGGTGACCCGGCCGGGACGGCGCCTCCGGTGCCTCGGAGGGCCGTGCCCTCCGGCGGCCGGACGGCACGGGGTGCGGCTGCGGCGGGGTGTGGTCCGCGTCCGGGGCGTTCCGTACGGCGTCGTGGCGCTCGGGCAGCGGACCCTCCCCGGTGGCCGGCAGCGGCTGACCACCGGCAGGACCCGGCTGCGCACCGGCGGGACCCGGCTGCGCACCGGCCGGATCCGGCTGTGCACCGGCAGGGACCGCTTGCGGGGCGGGTGAGGCCGGGGCGGCGGAAGGCGGTGCCACGACCGGCGGGCCCGGAGCCACCGGCGGAATGCGGTCCGCCGCGGCGGGCGGCAGGGCGAACGCGGTACGAGGCCCCGAGGGTTCGGCCGCGGCGGCGCGTTCCTGCGCCGCGGCGAGGGCCCGGCGGGCCCGCCGCCCTCCGGGCTGCTGCGCCGGCTGTTCCGGCCGCGACCGGTCCTGCTGTGCGGTGGCCTCGGGCGAGGCGAGCGCGGGCAGCGCGGCCCGGCCGCCGGCCTGGCGCCCGGAGGCGGTCTGCGGCACGCCCTGGGGCGGCACCGTCTGCCCCCGCTGCGGGCGGCCGCCCCCGCCCTGCGCGCCCTCGGCCGCCGTGACCACGGACCCCTCCGAGGGAGCGGAGGCCGCCGCGGGCAGCGCCAGCGCCTGCCGGGGCTCCCCGCCCGTCTCCGCGGGGCTGGGGCGGCCGCGCCTGCGACCGGAACCCTCGTTCCGCTGAGGCGGGGTCAGGCCCTGTTCCTCCTGCTGCGCCTGTTGGTCCGTGGACTCACGGCGGGCCCTGCGCCGGCCGGTCGGCTCCGCTGCCGCGGTGTCGCCGGACTCCGTGCCGGCCGGGCCCGCGTCCACGGGGCTGTCCAGGAACGCGTCCGTCGACGCCCTGCGCGCCCGGCGCCGACCGCCCTGCGGGGCGGGCTCCGGCGCCGGCTCCGGCACGGCGGCCGCCTCGGGCACCGGGAGCGGCTCGGGGACGACGGTCCCGGCGCCCGTGCCGAGCGGCACCTCGAGGACGTACGCGCTGCCGCTCATCCCGGCCATCTCGTGCGTCTGGAGCACACCCCCGTGCGCGCGTACGATCCCGCGCACGATCGGCACGTGCACCGGGTCGCCCCCGGCGAACGGCCCGCGCACCTCGATCCGTACGACCTCACCCCGCTGCGCCGCGGCCACGACGACGGTCGAGTCGACGTAACCGCCGCCCGGCACCGGCCGGGCCTTGCCGGTCGAGTCGACACCGGCCACGTCGGCGACGAGGTGGGCGAGTGCCGTGATCAGCCGGCCCGCGTCGACCTCGGCCTCGATCGGCGGGGCGTGCACCGCGAACTGGGCGCG from Streptomyces sp. QL37 harbors:
- a CDS encoding PAS domain-containing protein, coding for MSSRPSRGAARLAAILDALPDGLLLVNCNGTVVNANTIALEMFETPGTALVGRGLLDLLPEFDSRLIPGSMRRPDAADEQGRTKPTRMTARRTDGTEYPVEVTSASLDSGQAGYNDIHSSYTGDELLMLVVRDLSGTVDTEAELARSQRQTEMILRAASEGVVGTDTDGRVVLVNPAAAQILGFRASDLGGKELHPLILHSRAEGDPFPYEESPLADTLRSGRKHRVRGQVLWSKSGGRVPVDLTTAPVRDGDQLVGAVMTFTDRRPYEELAQQHTDEVSGLTDRHAAEIARLTESHRAEIAELTERHAAESADRTERYASELEEQAERLTGLEARHTQLTAVLGESLRGPLEELRGELSALAADPAGQLWPEANQILHHLAAGYARMTTLVDNVLSYQRLDTGTEELVKRTVLLDAVVTAGIDGAVELIGPGRAQFAVHAPPIEAEVDAGRLITALAHLVADVAGVDSTGKARPVPGGGYVDSTVVVAAAQRGEVVRIEVRGPFAGGDPVHVPIVRGIVRAHGGVLQTHEMAGMSGSAYVLEVPLGTGAGTVVPEPLPVPEAAAVPEPAPEPAPQGGRRRARRASTDAFLDSPVDAGPAGTESGDTAAAEPTGRRRARRESTDQQAQQEEQGLTPPQRNEGSGRRRGRPSPAETGGEPRQALALPAAASAPSEGSVVTAAEGAQGGGGRPQRGQTVPPQGVPQTASGRQAGGRAALPALASPEATAQQDRSRPEQPAQQPGGRRARRALAAAQERAAAAEPSGPRTAFALPPAAADRIPPVAPGPPVVAPPSAAPASPAPQAVPAGAQPDPAGAQPGPAGAQPGPAGGQPLPATGEGPLPERHDAVRNAPDADHTPPQPHPVPSGRRRARPSEAPEAPSRPGHPVPGQPLPAVPPQPDWAQSASAQGPIASAPEDDVNPDGEESWAASGSTTHTTGTAAPVGPAPEPVPEPEPHPADSDAQAPVPDARRQPLPAEAPMPGSSDSTQGRAFSVRTLGQGVPFAQHLAHQQNQTLGGAGRRRKLAAPPEAERPAPPAMAPVPPQPAPAPVPPQPGGAQGSTVQGSGSGRLLSAPASEGRSYAIGAPDAGAEGPEPLDGPGGAVEVANRPQPQPVDDELPPEPLDNPRRLLVWPAPDVSTQQALSDRGYRPVIVHSREEVDAQIAAFPAALFVDPLTGPITRTALQSLRQAAVAAEVPVLVTAGLGQATREAAYGADPAVLLKALAPRDSDQHPPRVLVIEEHEEIALALTETLERRGMQVARASGDSEAVDIATRMRPNLVVMDLMQVRRRRAGIIDWLRANGSLNHTPLVVYTSAGMEEADLPRLASGETVLFLAERSTSDEVQSRIVDLLAKIGTN